Proteins found in one Polyodon spathula isolate WHYD16114869_AA chromosome 10, ASM1765450v1, whole genome shotgun sequence genomic segment:
- the LOC121322347 gene encoding protein mono-ADP-ribosyltransferase PARP14-like, producing MAETYPYPIFIEGDWSADISNTVKNKLQIYFQSKKKSNGGDCRVEYEDASRKHAVVWFKSEETRKRVLEKQNHKLNVGKENVSLTVRLQEEAEENPTLEPEKESPCKPEEVEDVVEGLSRQSQTASHCNTTFEEVCEEIPEFTAVLLENFPENITQEILGMMVENISNLSEENGDFSLEIIHHINKAVVSFKTSSDAPPFLTNCVKDKRFKKNEIVAKPLEVTRSVKVENLAPHTSEELLSLYFERSGVVDSITMMPEDMSAVISFKDHKVLETIREKPHTISKTAVKLYPYYDSLGTALYGKERPQWKLPDPFTENIDLSVWKFLNTKKTHVTDINETMAEHFCELNWQQSGRPLVNISPSPALLKQKSLTAKHISAWKDDASSVFSKAISKYKSFECHVNSSVWKISEMEICSAVTDTVILAPDMVQGKVMIAGVAEDADRLRWVLTEIVDKATKRIEREQNSVTEKVPMVPAMYNILKHDGLHENIMKDHPELMLAYKPDAESLILSGLPAEVFSVKSKVLEAVMHMKRKQVELNPHIVSFLSEVDNEDLSYCIFTANGINAMCETQESVVSIIVYTDRAFIDAEKQIQKVLHFQCIDVEDSKVIKKQEWVHLNICLDKEYNSPKKRVVIKILKEQIVIAGFCDSVMQVCQQLSDFVDKNTHVEEFVIVKSKAVIKFIQDKKTDLWWEVTNNNDVKIDFAVQTNQPKINIEGPRSSVLEVKRVFENIVRSLHSDVLQIKKPGAKKFFKDKEEMYVNAAMHQSNCVVMLDDGDFLETVEEIDSSHFVVQLSDGLVVSVYQGDMCRCNVDAVVNATNEELQHIGGPAGALLEAAGPELQIECDHYIKKKGKLKPGQAVLTEAGSLPCKFVIHALGPRWNAAEAKKSVYHLEKAVKESLNMAEMYNCTSIAIPAISSGIFGFPLELCAETIVKCVHEHCEDIYRDSTLKKIHLVDHDDKTVQAMTVAAQKVFADYVPQVRAKTVKPAPQERRPLKKVESRDGFQEIQTKEGLTIILREGNIQDTSTDVIVNTIAADLSLNNGVVSNAIFNAAGPKLQTLLHEAAQKSTPAEGMVLKTKGCQLKSDFVFHVIGPRWDSKTGEKILKGIIKECLEEAENLQQNSLAFPAIGAGNLGFPKPLVASVMMEQVLKFSSKWNRKHLQEVVFMVHPSDTQTVQAFRDEFKNKFQGQTKKVKQSGRSSSASAQHGAGFVNQVSNPSLGVHEMLMGTLQLQVVTGDITKETTDVIVNSSSTDFTLKTGVSKAILEAAGQAVEMECAQLGAQPNNGIIITKNGNLQCKKIIHIPGQNDPIKIKDSVGKVLQLCEQNKFTSVAFPALGTGQGGVNPSVVADAMLDSVVDFASQKTAQSLKKVRIIIFQPQMLTEFFKSMQARAGTALPDQESVWSRFKSFGKWLVGHSDVEEKGTEEFVFMEENIDPTVFQICGETEEDVKKARSWITDLIVKEQDERTIRNEYICYFGEEECEKIKILQKKLQISVKLDCTKAEASIQVAGLTRDVLTAVTEIQDMLKKIRDEETLKREAELASNLVEWQYEQGTKYEPFDIFTNLRLEQAVESEERELTVKIQNKNFKVFLPEGPAVDDRDTHIQIKRVNKTEVQDLEKHPSHWDDMKGSKGYISVQLQPTTKEYQEVEALFKKTCGNLTIITIQRIQNPFLWKNYQIKKQAFDDKNGKGNNEKQLFHGTACDTIKTINSNGFNRSFCGKNAVAYGNGTYFAVNASYSASGTYSVPDPQGQKYMYLTRVLTGVFTNGRPGMIVPPAKNPADPTDLYDSLTDNAANPTMFVIFNDVQAYPEYLITFR from the exons ATGGCGGAAACGTATCCATACCCAATCTTTATAGAAGGTGATTGGAGCGCTGATATTTCtaatactgttaaaaacaaacttcAGATTTACTTCCAGAGTAAGAAGAAATCGAATGGAGGCGACTGTCGAGTGGAGTATGAAGACGCTAGCAGAAAACACGCCGTTGTTTGGTTTAAAAGCGAAGAGA CAAGGAAAAGAGTTCTTGAGAAACAAAATCATAAACTGAATGTTGGAAAAGAAAACGTGAGTCTGACTGTGAGACTGCAGGAGGAAGCGGAAGAGAACCCAACACTTGAGCCA gAAAAAGAAAGTCCTTGCAAACCAGAAGAAG TTGAAGATGTTGTTGAAGGATTGAGTAGACAGAGCCAGACAGCTTCACATTGTAACACGACGTTTGAAGAAGTCTGTGAAGAGATACCAGAGTTTACTGCAGTTTTGCTGGAAAATTTTCCAGAGAACATAACGCAAGAAATTCTGGGAATGATGGTGGAGAATATCTCCAATTTATCCGAAGAAAATGGGGATTTCAGTTTGGAGATCATTCATCACATAAACAAAGCTGTTGTGTCCTTCAAAACCAGCAGTG ATGCACCACCATTTCTTACAAACTGTGTCAAAgacaagaggtttaaaaaaaatgaaatagttgcGAAACCCCTTGAAGTAACGCGGAGTGTTAAAGTGGAAAACCTCGCCCCTCATACCAGTGAAGAGCTGCTTAGTCTATACTTCGAACGATCAGGAGTAGTGGACAGCATCACAATGATGCCAGAAGACATGTCAGCAGTAATCTCATTTAAGGATCATAAGG ttctAGAGACTATCAGAGAAAAACCACACACAATCAGTAAAACAGCTGTAAAGTTGTATCCCTATTATGATTCTTTGGGCACAGCTTTGTACGGGAAAGAGAGACCACAGTGGAAGCTGCCAGACCCGTTTACTGAGAATATTGATCTCAGTGTTTGGAAGTTTCTTAACACGAAGAAGACACACGTTACAGATATAAATGAAACAATGGCTGAACATTTCTGTGAACTGAACTGGCAGCAGTCTGGCAGGCCATTAGTAAATATCAGCCCCTCTCCTGCCTTATTGAAGCAAAAGTCATTGACTGCTAAGCATATCAGTGCCTGGAAGGATGATGCTTCAAGTGTGTTTTCAAAAGCTATTTCCAAGTACAAGTCCTTTGAATGCCATGTAAATTCTTCAGTCTGGAAAATAAGTGAAATGGAAATTTGCAGTGCAGTGACAGATACTGTAATCCTTGCCCCTGACATGGTCCAGGGGAAAGTCATGATAGCAGGAGTGGCAGAGGATGCTGACAGACTACGGTGGGTTCTGACTGAGATTGTGGACAAAGCCACTAaacgaattgaaagggaacagaataGCGTGACAGAGAAGGTTCCTATGGTACCTGCCATGTATAACATACTGAAGCACGATGGACTTCACGAGAATATCATGAAGGATCATCCAGAGCTCATGCTAGCTTACAAACCAGATGCAGAGAGTCTGATCCTTTCTGGTTTGCCGGCCGAGGTGTTCAGTGTCAAGAGCAAAGTACTGGAAGCAGTAATGCACATGAAGAGGAAGCAAGTTGAGCTCAACCCTCATATTGTCAGCTTTCTTAGTGAGGTGGATAACGAGGACCTATCATACTGCATCTTTACTGCAAATGGCATCAACGCAATGTGCGAGACTCAGGAAAGTGTTGTTTCTATTATAGTATACACAGATAGGGCTTTTATTGACGCCGAAAAGCAAATTCAGAAAGTTCTACATTTTCAGTGCATTGATGTAGAAGACAGCAAAGTGATTAAGAAACAAGAGTGGGtgcatttaaacatttgtttagaTAAGGAATACAACAGCCCAAAGAAAAGAGTGGTaataaaaatcttaaaagaaCAAATTGTCATCGCCGGATTTTGTGATTCTGTGATGCAAGTGTGCCAGCAACTGTCTGATTTTGTCGACAAGAACACACACGTGGAGGAATTTGTGATTGTGAAGTCCAAGGCAGTCATCAAGTTCATCCAAGATAAGAAAACTGATCTATGGTGGGAGGTAACCAACAACAATGATGTCAAAATCGACTTTGCTGTTCAGACTAACCAACCAAAGATCAACATAGAAGGTCCAAGGTCTTCTGTTTTGGAAGTGAAGAGGGTGTTTGAAAATATAGTTCGATCCCTTCATTCTGATGTGTTGCAGATCAAGAAGCCTGGGGCAAAGAAGTTTTTTAAAGACAAGGAGGAAATGTATGTTAATGCAGCCATGCATCAATCTAATTGTGTGGTGATGCTTGATGATGGCGATTTCTTGGAAACAGTTGAGGAAATTGACTCATCTCACTTCGTGGTGCAGCTGTCTGATGGGTTGGTTGTTTCTGTTTATCAAGGTGATATGTGCAGATGTAATGTAGATGCTGTAGTCAATGCAACTAATGAAGAACTGCAGCATATCGGAGGTCCTGCAGGAGCGCTGCTTGAAGCAGCAGGACCAGAGCTACAAATAGAGTGTGatcactatataaaaaaaaaaggaaaattgaaACCTGGTCAGGCAGTTTTAACAGAGGCTGGCAGTCTTCCTTGTAAGTTCGTGATTCACGCTTTAGGGCCCAGGTGGAATGCAGCAGAAGCTAAGAAATCGGTGTATCATTTAGAGAAGGCTGTGAAGGAAAGCTTGAACATGGCAGAAATGTACAACTGTACGTCTATAGCTATTCCAGCTATCAGCTCAGGAATCTTTGGGTTTCCCTTGGAGCTGTGTGCTGAAacaattgtaaaatgtgttcatGAACACTGTGAAGATATCTATAGAGATAGCACTTTGAAGAAGATACACCTGGTTGACCATGATGACAAAACAGTTCAGGCCATGACTGTTGCTGCCCAAAAAGTATTTGCTGACTATGTACCACAAGTGAGAGCAAAGACTGTTAAACCTGCTCCTCAAGAAAGGAGACCCTTGAAGAAGGTGGAAAGCAGAGATGGATTCCAGGAGATCCAAACAAAAGAAGGTCTGACCATCATCCTAAGAGAAGGAAACATCCAAGATACATCA ACGGATGTCATTGTTAATACCATTGCTGCTGACCTAAGCCTTAACAATGGTGTTgtttcaaatgccatttttaatGCAGCTGGTCCAAAACTCCAGACCCTGTTGCATGAGGCGGCCCAGAAATCCACCCCTGCTGAAGGGATGGTTCTGAAAACGAAAGGGTGTCAATTGAAGAGTGATTTTGTCTTTCATGTGATTGGTCCCAGGTGGGATTCAAAGACAGGCGAAAAG ATTTTGAAAGGAATCATTAAAGAGTGTCTCGAAGAAGCTGAAAATCTGCAGCAGAATTCACTTGCCTTCCCTGCCATTGGAGCAGGCAATTTGGGGTTTCCAAAACCCTTGGTAGCCTCAGTCATGATGGAACAAGTGTTGAAGTTTAGCAGTAAATGGAACCGAAAGCACCTTCAGGAGGTTGTGTTTATGGTGCACCCCAGTGATACTCAGACAGTTCAG GCATTTAGGGATGAATTCAAAAACAAGTTCCAGGGCCAAACTAAAAAAGTCAAACAATCAGGCAGGTCTTCTTCTGCATCTGCTCAACACGGGgcag GTTTCGTTAATCAAGTCTCAAATCCCAGTCTAGGTGTACATGAAATGTTAATGGGAACCCTTCAGTTGCAAGTGGTAACAGGTGACATCACAAAGGAAACAACTGATGTTATTGTAAACTCATCCAGCACTGACTTTACCCTTAAAACAG GTGTATCCAAGGCAATTTTAGAGGCGGCTGGTCAAGCGGTTGAAATGGAGTGCGCACAGTTAG GTGCACAGCCTAATAATGggataataattacaaaaaatggaAATTTACAGTGCAAGAAGATCATTCACATTCCTGGACAAAACGACCCCATTAAAATAAAGGATTCTGTAGGAAAAGTTCTGCAGCTGtgtgaacaaaacaaattcaCATCGGTAGCGTTTCCTGCTCTTGGAACAG GGCAAGGGGGTGTAAATCCTTCAGTTGTCGCTGATGCAATGCTGGATTCTGTGGTTGACTTTGCAAGCCAGAAAACAGCACAGTCTCTGAAAAAAGTTAGAATCATAATCTTCCAGCCTCAGATGCTTACtgagttttttaaaagcatgcaagCAAGAGCAGGCACAGCCCTGCCGGATCAGGAATCTGTCTGGTCCAGGTTTAAAT CATTCGGGAAATGGTTAGTTGGACATTCTGATGTGGAGGAAAAAGGCACTGAAGAGTTTGTGTTTATGGAAGAAAATATTGACCCAACAGTTTTTCAGATATGTGGAGAAACAGAAGAAGATGTGAAAAAAGCTCGGTCCTGGATAACAGACTTGATTGTTAAAGAACAGGATGAGAGGACAATCAGGAATGAGTATATCTGTTATTTCGGTGAAGAGGAatgtgagaaaataaaaatactgcagaAGAAGCTCCAGATCAGTGTGAAGCTTGACTGTACTAAAGCTGAGGCTTCCATCCAAGTGGCAGGGCTCACAAGAGATGTGCTGACTGCAGTAACGGAAATCCAGGATATGCTCAAGAAGATTCGAGATGAAGAAACCCTGAAACGGGAGGCGGAGCTGGCCAGCAATTTGGTAGAATGGCAGTATGAGCAGGGAACCAAATATGAGCCATTCGACATCTTCACTAACCTGAGACTAGAACAGGCTGTGGAAAGTGAGGAAAGGGAACTCACAGTAaagattcaaaataaaaactttaaagtgTTCTTGCCAGAGGGCCCTGCAGTAGATGACCGAGACActcatatacaaataaaaagagtCAACAAGACAGAAG TTCAAGACTTGGAAAAACACCCAAGCCACTGGGATGATATGAAGGGATCAAAAGGATATATTTCTGTACAATTACAACCAACAACAAAGGAATACCAAGAAGTggaagctttatttaaaaaaacctgtGGAAACCTTACCATTATAACG attcaaaGAATTCAAAATCCCTTTCTTTGGAAGAACTaccaaataaaaaagcaagcttTTGATGACAAAAATGGCAAGGGCAATAACGAAAAGCAGTTATTCCACGGCACGGCTTGtgacacaataaaaacaattaactccAATGGATTCAACCGGAGCTTTTGTGGAAAGAATG
- the LOC121321962 gene encoding LOW QUALITY PROTEIN: protein mono-ADP-ribosyltransferase PARP9-like (The sequence of the model RefSeq protein was modified relative to this genomic sequence to represent the inferred CDS: substituted 1 base at 1 genomic stop codon), whose translation MMNMNETSIQVPVDSGIAQTLTESVGLSYIVRSKFGCSAVLKNAKAIGSHRGEGSFKPEIRYSKTLDKGVKISVWKDDLTTHKADAVVNAANAGLQHCGGLAAALSMAGGPTIQVMSDELIRRRGSVSTGEAVVTRAGHLPCNLIIHAVGPQCKPLIGKRELDDASTLLRKAICSVIKEAERECIHSVAIPALSSGLFCFPLPLCAEVIVTTLKQYNRHNSSKKSSVKDIRLVNHDDKTVAEMEKACRTLLGPADDKTAFYSGAVTNDTPTQSADSIRIRNVTLHINHGSIADEKANVIVNTASTDLNLTQGYVSLAILSKAGSQLQPEIYKVAKSHAXHGAVINTKGFQMGCDFLYHTVCPHWSDRQSSEILSHIVMQCLCMAERDCVKSIAFPAIGTGNLGFPKDKVAKIMMEQILWFAEHMYKGSKLDVFFVLYPPDRDTVKAFERELKASLRHNNWKDDMSSSLGTNKQGLCVEICGEDKEALMEAEKWIRHTLLHSQERLTIQNNHIYYFGQKEHDDLCRIQHNYKVSLKETVKDGEASLKITGTPQKVIKTVLAVEKLCCEVQEEYAMAEENEMLQSLVQWRRADMPALAETEITGSVERAYLSRKTSPVIVINGQNVKVSFNFGQQSATAMTDHGKAYNFERKWKYRCCALHIGLLDTDYAKIYTISNGSFCQRIVEDPSKNQHKEKVQLYKKTGLEVVKIKSINNPLLRIHFELKKNALGGKAQTLYHRVPAQFCIPVCRAGFWRVYSQPKKQNLGAGVYFNEKLDTLMRDQSNDFESDALIYIFEAQVVTGKTTIGSAELIVPPGQSEDRLTRYDNVSGGTSTRVIFNSRQAYPEYLITCRQSPASPRGRNV comes from the exons ATGATGAATATGAATGAAACCAGCATACAAGTTCCAGTTGATAGTGGAATCGCTCAAACTCTAACTGAATCTGTGGGCTTAAGCTATATTGTGAGGAGCAAATTTGGATGCAGTGCTGTTCTTAAGAATGCCAAAGCTATTGGATCTCACCGTGGAGAAGGATCTTTCAAACCTGAAATAAGGTACTCGAAGACACTGGACAAGGGGGTGAAGATCTCCGTCTGGAAAGATGATTTGACCACACACAAGGCTGACGCTGTGGTCAATGCAGCTAATGCTGGATTACAGCATTGTGGTGGCCTTGCTGCTGCCTTGTCAATGGCAGGTGGGCCAACTATACAAGTGATGAGTGATGAACTCATAAGAAGGCGAGGGAGTGTCTCTACTGGTGAAGCAGTGGTTACTAGAGCAGGACACCTTCCCTGTAATTTGATTATTCATGCTGTTGGCCCTCAGTGCAAACCACTGATCGGTAAAAGAGAACTGGATGATGCATCAACTCTACTCAGAAAAGCTATATGTAGTGTGAtaaaggaagcagagagagaatgTATTCATTCAGTTGCAATTCCTGCTTTAAGCTCAGGTTTATTCTGCTTCCCCCTACCTCTCTGTGCAGAAGTCATTGTAactacattaaaacaatataacaggCATAACTCTTCAAAGAAGAGTAGTGTAAAAGATATCCGCTTGGTGAATCACGATGATAAAACAGTCGCTGAAATGGAAAAGGCCTGCAGAACGTTGCTTGGCCCTGCAGATGACAAAACAGCATTCTACAGCGGCGCTGTAACAAATGACACGCCTACCCAATCAGCAGATTCAATCCGAATTCGAAATGTCACTCTGCACATCAATCACGGGAGTATTGCAGATGAGAAG gccAATGTGATTGTGAATACAGCATCAACAGATCTTAATTTAACCCAAGGATATGTTTCTCTTGCAATTCTGAGTAAAGCTGGGAGTCAGCTTCAGCCTGAAATATATAAAGTAGCAAAATCACATGCATAGCATGGTGCTGTGATAAATACTAAAGGATTCCAAATGGGCTGTGATTTTCTATATCACACTGTATGCCCACACTGGTCAGATCGCCAATCATCAGAG atacttTCTCATATTGTGATGCAGTGTTTATGTATGGCTGAAAGAGACTGTGTGAAATCCATTGCATTCCCTGCCATTGGCACTGGGAATCTGGGTTTCCCTAAAGACAAGGTGGCAAAAATCATGATGGAACAAATTTTATGGTTTGCTGAACACATGTATAAGGGCAGTAAACTTGATGTCTTCTTTGTTCTGTATCCACCTGATCGGGACACTGTCAAG GCCTTTGAGAGGGAATTAAAAGCA TCCCTGCGTCACAATAACTGGAAGGATGACATGTCCAGTTCACTGGGTACTAATAAGCAAGGACTGTGTGTTGAAATTTGTGGAGAAGATAAGGAAGCACTAATGGAAGCAGAAAAATGGATTAGACACACCCTGCTTCATTCTCAGGAACGTCTCACCATTCAGAACAATCACATATATTACTTTGGCCAGAAGGAGCATGATGATCTGTGTAGAATTCAGCATAATTACAAAGTGTCCTTAAAAGAAACAGTAAAGGATGGAGAAGCGAGTTTAAAGATTACAGGCACTCCCCAGAAAGTCATAAAAACAGTGCTGGCAGTTGAGAAGCTGTGCTGTGAGGTGCAGGAAGAGTATGCCATGGCAGAAGAGAATGAGATGTTGCAATCCCTGGTCCAGTGGCGACGTGCTGACATGCCTGCACTGGCAGAAACAGAGATCACTGGCAGTGTAGAGAGAGCATACTTGTCAAGGAAGACATCACCAGTCATTGTCATTAATGGACAGAACGTGAAAGTCTCTTTTAATTTCGGACAGCAAAGTGCGACAGCTATGACAGACCATGGAAAAGCTTACAATTTTGAAAGGAAATGGAAGTACAGATGCTGTGCGTTACATATTG GCCTGTTGGATACAGATTACGCCAAGATATACACTATCTCAAATGGATCGTTTTGTCAAAGGATAGTTGAAGACCCTTCCAAAAATCAGCATAAAGAGAAAGtccaattatataaaaaaactggTCTTGAAGTTGTAAAG ATTAAAAGCATAAACAACCCGCTTCTGAGGAttcattttgaattgaaaaaGAATGCTCTGGGAGGAAAAGCACAGACTCTGTACCACCGGGTCCCAGCACAGTTCTGCATTCCAGTATGCAGGGCAGGATTTTGGAGGGTATATTCCCAgccaaaaa aACAAAATTTGGGAGCTGGCGTATATTTCAATGAAAAGCTTGATACATTGATGAGAGACCAGAGTAATGATTTTGAGAGTGATGCACTGATTTACATCTTCGAAGCGCAGGTTGTGACTGGGAAAACCACAATTGGCTCAGCAGAATTGATTGTACCCCCTGGTCAGAGTGAAGACCGTCTGACACGGTACGATAATGTTTCCGGTGGAACGTCCACACGTGTCATTTTCAACAGTCGGCAAGCTTATCCTGAATATTTAATTACGTGCAGACAGTCACCTGCCTCTCCAAGAGGAAGAAATGTTTAA